In Solanum pennellii chromosome 7, SPENNV200, the following are encoded in one genomic region:
- the LOC114077903 gene encoding uncharacterized protein LOC114077903: MPPKKATAAQKGKSVAEGTSQTRRVTRARAQSMPGMMLQSESSATPPPPEELRAAAAPVRGTPPAPEAPTSEPPAPQSGAEDRAMRDAVQLLTRLVADQARRHGLGVDHADRSDSLRARDFLSCNPPEFFGSRPQDDPQEFIRQMQRTLRIIKASETESVELATYRLRDVAINWYESWELSRGEGAPPAVWDEFVEAFQGHFLPPEMKRARVDRFLRLKQNGRSVREYSLEFDSLARHAPTIVADMADRVHRYVMGLDRYLIDGCMAVTLQPGMDIARVQAYAQGVEDRHRGRQPDRDYNRGQHKRVRSAGYPDEFQSGQSQQHVRFSSQPAQSAPPRFMGRGFDRMGYSEAGQSSRASGSQMGRGLSQSRPPLPRCSRCGKSHPGECRWATGACFSCGRQGHTMRECHLRGSAGGMAQPTGSVAGSSSSVAMRPTGQGIQAPAGRGRGRGGASSSSGPSNRIYALTNRQDQEASPNVITGVDAQFGDPPA, encoded by the exons ATGCCTCCAAAGAAAGCGACAGCCGCCCAGAAGGGAAAATCGGTAGCAGAAGGTACTAGTCAGACCCGGAGAGTTACTAGGGCCCGTGCCCAGTCTATGCCTGGTATGATGCTCCAGTCGGAGAGCTCTGCTACACCCCCACCGCCAGAAGAGCTTAGAGCAGCAGCAGCTCCAGTTCGGGGGACACCACCAGCCCCCGAGGCCCCAACATCTGAACCTCCAGCTCCTCAGTCAGGGGCGGAGGATAGGGCCATGAGAGATGCGGTTCAATTGCTGACTAGATTAGTGGCAGATCAGGCTCGCAGGCATGGACTAGGAGTTGATCATGCGGACAGATCTGATAGCTTAAGGGCTCGTGACTTCTTAAGTTGTAATCCTCCAGAGTTCTTTGGGTCAAGGCCCCAGGATGATCCGCAAGAGTTTATTCGTCAGATGCAGCGTACATTGAGGATAATCAAGGCTTCGGAGACCGAGTCTGTTGAGTTGGCTACGTATCGTTTGCGGGATGTAGCTATTAATTGGTATGAGTCTTGGGAGTTATCTAGGGGTGAGGGTGCTCCTCCAGCGGTATGGGATGAATTTGTGGAGGCTTTCCAGGGCCACTTCCTGCCTCCAGAGATGAAGCGAGCTAGAGTCGATAGATTCTTGCGTTTGAAGCAAAATGGCAGGAGCGTTCGAGAGTATAGCCTCGAGTTTGATTCATTGGCTAGGCATGCGCCTACTATTGTGGCTGATATGGCAGACAGGGTACATCGTTATGTGATGGGATTGGATCGTTATCTGATTGACGGTTGTATGGCAGTGACTCTTCAGCCAGGTATGGACATTGCTCGGGTGCAGGCATATGCACAGGGGGTAGAGGATCGGCACCGGGGACGTCAGCCagatagagattataatagAGGCCAGCATAAGAGGGTTAGATCAGCAGGTTATCCTGACGAGTTTCAAAGCGGGCAGTCTCAGCagcatgttagattttcttcccAGCCAGCACAGAGTGCACCCCCACGTTTCATGGGTAGGGGGTTCGATCGTATGGGATATTCGGAAGCTGGTCAGAGCTCTAGGGCGTCAGGGTCACAGATGGGCCGGGGTTTGAGCCAGTCGAGGCCACCTTTGCCTCGGTGTTCTCGTTGTGGTAAGTCCCATCCTGGGGAATGTCGTTGGGCTACAGGTGCGTGTTTTTCTTGCGGCCGTCAGGGCCATACTATGAGGGAGTGTCACCTTAGAGGTAGTGCAGGTGGTATGGCACAGCCTACAGGGTCCGTTGCTGGTTCATCTTCTTCTGTGGCTATGCGCCCTACGGGGCAGGGTATTCAGGCGCCagcaggccgtggtagaggacgTGGTGGAGCTTCCAGTTCTAGCGGTCCCTCAAACCGTATATATGCTTTGACTAATAGGCAAGATCAGGAGGCGTCACCTAATGTGATCACAG gtgtagacgcacagttcggtgatcctcccgcctag